One genomic window of Elaeis guineensis isolate ETL-2024a chromosome 2, EG11, whole genome shotgun sequence includes the following:
- the LOC105038296 gene encoding uncharacterized protein, translating to MAETRKELLDQPSKPSLLETLLLGSKDPSRRNPPFEARADGDAKGRPITTAVPRSQVLGKVKDFLGVMAEANEKLKVDAQSNSRADYNIEVVSGSEQEYIEMDLLLGVTDLHTAEAVAAAEAAMGSIRPAMNSISSSSSDTEDDSDDGSCSNGEIDRCGLDKKSRTENNESMHKNKPNKRPKIVVLN from the exons ATGGCGGAGACGAGGAAGGAACTCTTGGATCAACCTTCGAAGCCTTCTCTCCTTG AGACCCTTCTCCTAGGTAGCAAAGATCCTTCGCGCAGAAACCCACCCTTCGAGGCCCGAGCCGATGGGGACGCGAAGGGAAGACCTATCACTACCGCAGTTCCTAGGAGCCAag TTCTTGGAAAAGTGAAGGATTTTTTAGGAGTAATGGCCGAAGCAAATGAAAAATTGAAGGTTGATGCCCAG AGTAATTCTCGTGCAGATTATAATATAGAAGTGGTTAGCGGCAGTGAACAAGAATACATTGAGATG GATTTGCTTCTGGGTGTGACTGACCTTCATACTGCTGAAGCTGTGGCAGCAGCTGAGGCCGCCATGGGTAGCATTCGGCCTGCAATGAACTCTATTAGCAGCAGCTCATCTGacactgaagatgatagtgatgatgGCAGTTGCAGTAATGGTGAGATAGATAGATGTGGTTTGGACAAGAAATCGCGTACAGAGAACAATGAGTCAATGCATAAAAATAAGCCAAATAAGCGGCCAAAGATTGTTGTCCTGAACTAA
- the LOC105038377 gene encoding LOW QUALITY PROTEIN: centromere protein C-like (The sequence of the model RefSeq protein was modified relative to this genomic sequence to represent the inferred CDS: inserted 1 base in 1 codon), protein MATELERPHVEDPFADCSVLSFLSQTLGTHLHAPEAEEEEAXRNLFTSMALKGSKEFLEQAQQIKKSCSNFPSPHSEYGDKAISADVKDRPQGRRPALGRKRAQFSLKPNSSHSVPKMDFDSGFDHIEDPEEYFLAFEQLENADKELKKLRGEVYTDLLEHHQSPTARKRRPGILGKTASYKHHFPAKVDTAQAFRESQQEISDKRTFSPSSTSIIAESSNILHPRTVDQRVTSQSRKTNSELLDAKERQGSVTHKEKNVNDLLDKLLISFKDLDEGEGATLLRESLHIKSINVGKVCLPELHTVQKNVTRTLEGRVMRKELEGRQLSQNSSTLARSPLAAISILQRRISPKDPLEDPYSGPPINDAPIFRDSSRRKGEDENSLSPPADIGHHDRNDSIAGDASRPVMVNGKRLCLVDKLNTPVSGEDRTVDNKITTEEKLTEYSPCLLENATEQSNNKFDNDKDASGGLDGHMEEEGNDMQLDALISDQPDTGVEYPTSGCKVPIGREGLARPQGSDMPQNHSSYGIDVDANFHGPDDILQDEATIPAQEVVVGMEASKDNSNLPTTVLPMDVQSENARVLPEENNERQGLQGASGAPQNRERRQKAPSHKQNRKKLVSRRQSLADAGMAWKSGIRRSTRIRSRPLQYWLGERFLYGRIHDSLATVIGVKYASPGNPALKVKSFVSEEYADLVAQAGLH, encoded by the exons ATGGCCACTGAGCTCGAGCGCCCACACGTCGAAGATCCCTTCGCGGATTGCTCCgtcctctctttcctctctcaaaCCCTTGGAACTCATCTCCATGCCCCGGAGGCGGAGGAAGAGGAAG ACCGAAATCTCTTCACGTCCATG GCATTGAAGGGCTCGAAGGAGTTTCTGGAACAGGCGCAACAAATCAAGAAGAGTTGTTCCAACTTTCCAAGTCCACATTCTGAGTATGGAGACAAAGCCATTTCTGCAGATGTCAAGGACCGTCCCCAAGGACGAAGACCAGCATTGGGTCGAAAACGGGCTCAGTTTTCTTTAAAGCCTAACTCAAG CCATTCTGTGCCAAAAATGGACTTTGATTCTGGTTTTGATCACATTGAAGACCCAGAAGAGTATTTCTTGGCCTTTGAGCAGCTTGAAA ATGCTGATAAAGAATTGAAGAAACTGAGGGGAGAGGTTTATACTGATCTGCTCGAGCATCACCAGTCCCCAACAGCTCGCAAGCGTCGTCCTGGAATTTTGGG GAAGACAGCAAGCTATAAACATCATTTTCCCGCTAAAGTTGATACTGCCCAGGCCTTCAGGGAATCACAACAAGAAATTTCTGATAAAAGAACTTTTAGCCCATCCAGCACTTCGATTATTGCAGAGTCAAGTAATATTTTGCATCCTAGAACAGTTGACCAACGTGTCACTTCACAATCCAGGAAAACAAATAGTGAACTCCTTGATGCTAAAGAAAGACAAG GTTCTGTGACTCACAAGGAGAAAAATGTTAATGATCTTTTAGATAAATTATTGATTTCATTTAAAGATTTGGATGAAGGTGAAGGGGCAACTCTGCTGCGGGAGAGCTTGCATATCAAGTCAATTAATGTAGGCAAAGTGTGTCTCCCTGAATTGCATACTGTTCAGAAGAATGTCACTAGAACACTTGAGGGTAGAGTGATGAGAAAGGAGTTAGAGGGCCGCCAACTTTCACAAAATTCATCAACTCTAGCAAGAAGTCCGCTTGCTGCAATTTCAATCTTGCAGAGGCGCATTTCGCCGAAAGATCCATTGGAAGATCCATACTCAGGGCCTCCTATTAATGATGCACCAATTTTCAGAGATTCTTCTAGACGTAAAGGTGAAGATGAGAACTCTCTTTCACCTCCTGCTGATATTGGCCATCATGATAGGAATGATTCAATTGCTGGTGATGCTTCCAGGCCAGTGATGGTAAATGGCAAAAGATTGTGTTTGGTGGATAAATTGAACACACCAGTTTCTGGAGAAGATAGAACTGTTGACAATAAGATCACAACAGAAGAAAAGCTAACAGAATATTCCCCATGCTTGCTTGAAAATGCCACGGAGCAAAGCAACAATAAATTTGATAATGACAAAGATGCATCTGGTGGACTTGATGGCCATATGGAAGAGGAG GGCAATGATATGCAGCTGGATGCTTTAATCTCGGATCAGCCAGATACTGGAGTTGAATATCCAACTTCTGGTTGTAAGGTTCCCATTGGAAGAGAAGGCTTGGCTCGTCCACAGGGTAGCGACATGCCTCAAAATCATAGTAGTTATGGAATTGATGTTGATGCTAACTTCCATGGTCCTGATGACATTTTGCAAGATGAG GCAACCATTCCGGCACAGGAAGTGGTAGTTGGTATGGAGGCTTCTAAAG ATAACTCCAATCTTCCGACAACGGTCCTTCCAATGGATGTGCAATCAGAAAATGCACGTGTCTTACCAGAAGAAAATAATGAG AGACAAGGTCTTCAGGGAGCTTCTGGAGCACCTCAGAACAGAGAAAGGAGGCAAAAAGCACCAAGTCACAAACAAAACAGGAAAAAATTGGTTTCAAGAAGACAAAGCCTTGCAG ATGCTGGGATGGCATGGAAATCTGGCATAAGGCGAAGCACCAGAATTAGGTCAAGGCCTCTGCAGTATTGGCTCGGGGAAAGATTCTTATATGGGCGCATACATGACA GCTTGGCAACAGTCATTGGGGTGAAGTACGCATCACCAGGTAACCCAGCGCTGAAGGTTAAGTCATTTGTCTCGGAGGAATATGCAGACCTCGTAGCTCAAGCAGGACTCCATTGA